CAAATTTTAAGAAAGTCCAAATAAGTGCGGTATCTAATGTTTGCATATGTTGGATTACCAAATTAACAACTTTAATGTCACAATCACTAAAGAGAAGTAATAATAGGGAAAATTTAGGTCATTTAGTAGATTAAAGGATGTTCATATAAGGAAACGTAAACAAAGAAATGGAACGATCCAAAACGGAATACAAAAAGAACTCAATTGAACGGATGAagtatattaataatattaatatgacTTAGTACTTGCCATTTCGGATCATTTTGTCTCACTTCAAGTCATTTCAAATCAAGTCAATTACAGGTCGGGTCGTTTTTTGTCGGCTCAACATTGTTATTTGGGTCAATAAAGCTTTGGGTCTAGCCTGGGTTAGGTCAATCTGATTTTGGGTCATATTCGGGTAAGCAAGTTCAGCTCACTCTCGAGTATGGGTCAGTTTTGCAAGGTTGGGGAGGGACGGTCTTGATTAATTTTGAAATAACTTTTTTTTCctcaaatcaaaatacaattCAATGAGCTGAAATATGAAATTAATGAAATATTAATCTAAAATCTACAAGTAATCCAGTAAAAAGTAAAAAGTCTACATATATCTTGCATTCATTGCGCGATATCTAGACTAGTATACACTAATACTATGAAATAGTTTTGGTACCCGACCCCTGAGTCCCTGACTTAAGTGACGAACTAAGTTTTCTTCTAAATTTGATTTTCTATAAAAAtagaattgtgttgacttgtctAATTCTTACATTTACCATTTATAATACATTTTGTTGACGTTTTTTAAATTTATGATGATAAAATCCATCCGCCAACATTCATGTCTCGATGCGTGATGGTCACTTTAGTTTTGGGATCAAGTCGCTTGCATTTTCCCTTTTGCTTTTTATCTGAAAGCGATACGCTGATAACTGCTTTAATCAATACCATGGTCAGGTCATAAACCAAAACTCTTGGTTAATCAAATACATTATCGGTTCTGACTTCTGATCTATGCTTCAAATTCTTTGTATGGTTCTGTAAAACTGGGATAGAGTGATAAAACAATGGTTGAAGTTTACAATACAAAAACAGAATTCAATCCGAAATTAATTTGAAAATCTGTCGACATGAAGCAGTCATGTGAAATTACAGATAGCAATGGGAAACTTCAAGCACTATAAAATACTCGTAAACAAGAATCGCACGAAGTTTTTGCTTGGATCAGTTTGATTGTAATGTTTGTTTCTTGAATGTTACTGATTCCTTGAGAAAACGGGGAGTTACCTACTCACTAAGATCTTCATCATCGCTAAGGTCGATCACATTGGGATAGATTATGGCCTCGAACTTCATGTTACCTCCATCAATCTGATCCCTCTTGATCTTTAGAACCGACTTCCCGAGAGAGGCATCACACCAGTGTGCTTCAATGCCCATTAAATCTCCAATGCTTCCAAATTCTTCCGGAATTTTATGAAGCGACTTGCATCGGCGGACAACTAATCGCTCTAAACTTGGAAAGTTATCATCTGATGCTTCCCATTCTTTAATATTAAGCCCCTCCATTCTCAAGTATTTCAGGTTTTTGAAGGTCGCCGTTGTGTTCCATTGTTCCCCTTCAAAGGCTCTCAACTGTAACTTGAGGATCTCAAGCCGAGGCAGCATAACAGCAATCTTTTCTATTTCCAACCAGGGTGACTTAAATCCAGAAAGTGTTAGTTTGTACAGATTCGAGGGAAATCTAAACTTGCCACAAAATGGACTCCAGCTTTGATAGAACACTCTCAAACATTCAAGGTGACAAAGGCGATCAAGAATAGACCAGTCGAATGGCTCCAATATTATGCATCTTAGCTTTCGAAGATTTGGTAACCTTACAATTATCTGATCTGCAATTCTCCCTGAAAGAATAGGGGTAGAGAAGTTTTGGAGACTACTTACAGAGTTGTCGTTACTCGGATGCATACAGATTCGTGCACGTTTATTCACCAGGAGCTCTCTTAATTTGCTCAGACTGAAAATGGTGTGAGGAACCTCAACCTCACCGCGGGTTCCTCTCACAATAAGCGTTTCAAGGTTCAAGAAACCACTAATTGTTGATGGGATTCTTGTCATCGAACCCCTTAAGGCCAAGTACCTTAACAATGTCAGTTCTTCTACAATTGCAGAAAGGTCATCATTAAACTCGCATTTATCTAAATCCAGCAAAGTAAGTGATTTTAAATTCTTAAACACAAACGGGATGGTGTCCCATGGTACATATAACGGCACAGCGCAGATCAAGGAACGCGGTTTTAGAGGTGTTAATAATTTATCAAATATGTCTCTCTCGAAGTGTTCGCCAATTGAGCAAAAGTATACGCGACCACGCTGTTGAAAACTCCCCAAATCATCCAACCTGGAATGTAAAACACATAAGCAATGCAAGACTATGAACAGTATAAAGTACATGAATGAGAGGGGAACAGTCGAGTATATTTCACTGCTTTGATTTGTGAGCACTACGGCTTCTTTTTATTTTCTCATAGTCACGGACGAGCTAGTTAATATAAATCTCATATCTGAAAAACTATAATTCATGCGGTGGATCTCAGATCATATAGCGGCTTTGTTATTGAAACGATATTTCCCAAAAGTAGATGAATTGGAGAGACATGTTAAGTAATGAAAATGGGGGAATAATAGCTCATACCTGTCCATTGTGAATAGAAGTTTCTCcgcctttgctttttgtatgcAAAAATCTAGCAGCAAATCGTGAATCCTACAGGTCTGAATTTGATGATTAGAACCACTTTTTGCAACCATTAGCAAACTTCTGTCAACTAAGTCGTGCAAGTACTTCTCTGCAGCGCTTTCCAAACTTTCCTGCTCATAAGAAGTCTTTACGAATCTTTCTGCAAGCCATAGTCGTATCAGTTTCGACCTAGGGATTTCTGTACCTTTAGAGAATGCTGCGCAATATAGAAAGCATTGCTTCATGCGAACTGGTAGATGTCTGTAACTTAGTTCTAGCGTACTAGAACCCTCGGTTAAGAGGTGACCATCCAGGCTCCGTTCAATTTCCTTCCAACCATCTTCCGTCTCATTTTTATTTTTAAGAACTCCAGCTATCATAACAATTGAAAGTGGCAGCCCACAACATTTCTCTGCGATTCCTTTCCCGACTTCACATAATCTTTTAGGACAACTCCTCGTCCCAAATACTTTCTTCTGCAATAGATCCCAGCTTTTGTCTGCAGTTAGGAGGTTGAGTTTTATAACATTTGTTACATTTTTATCACCACAAACTTTCTCTCCGACGATGCTGTACCTACTTGTTATTAGTATTTTACTTCCATTGTCGCTGGATGGAAAACTTTTGCAAAGAGCATCCCAAGCAGCAACATCCCATACATCATCTAAGACTATGAAATAGTTCCTTTTTTGACGTAGACACTGCTTCAAGAGTGTAGCTAAATCTTCCACCCCCATGACATTGATTTCACTGCTGGGTCGCTCACTAATCTGACCAATGATGTTTTGGAGAAGCTCTTTCCTTCGAAACTCTTGCCCAACATAACACCAAGCATGAGCATTGAAAAACTTGGCACAATCTTTGTATAGACGCATGGCTAGGGTTGTCTTGCCTAAACCAGGCATACCAACTATCGATATTTTCTCCAAATTCCGTGACCCTGTGGTAAGTTGTGTCCTCAGTCTATCTTCCTCCTCAAAACTGACTTCATCTTTGGAATCCTCAGTTGCGTGGCCTTTTCCCATTTGGTATTCAGCATGTATATCTGGACCCTCAACTTCAGTCATGGAAATTTTCGGCAAAGTTTCCTTAATAAGTTTAACCTCTCTTGAGACATAAGAAACTCGTAGTTTGTTATACCATGTAGGAAACTCCTCAAATGTGTGTATCATGTTGTCCACTTTGCGACCCAATTTCATAATCTGAGTCCATATCTGCTTGACTTCCTCTTGTTTAGCGTGCCTCATTGTATAAGGTTGAAGAAAAGAAAGGCAAATAGATAAATCATCATGGAGTATTCCAATTTGATCTGAAATGTGAGTATCGGTTTCCATGAAGTCTGTCAAATTCAGTAACATATCACAGAACTCGAAATCAGACATGGACAACTCCATGCTTGGCAACTTGATATATTCATCATAAGCGTGTCTGAGCGATGCGTTGAAGCCGTCAACTCCTTCCTTCAGACCAGAACAACCATCATTTTTAAATTCCCTGAAAAATAAGATATAATTGTGTGCTGCTTCAATAACCTCAACCTCTACATCTTCAACCACATCACCTACTCCCTCCGTCGTGAGAGTTTCCACTAGATTTTTCTCAAGGGAGTAAACTAACTTTACAAATAGGTTATCAGCTTCCGCTGTGACGAGAGATATGCGAAGATCACGCAAAAGCTCATTAGCTTTAGGCATCTGGACTAAATATTCAATCAAGTCCAGTTGCAGCATGTTTGCTGTAATATCTTTGAAGATGTCAAGAGTTAGAGTAAGAAATTCCTTTTTACTCTTCAGTTTTCTTAACCAGAGTGACCAGAGTTGCATCCAAGTGTCATAGAAGATTAGTTCAATTTCTTGATACTTATCCTGGAGTTTTATACTTCCGTGGTCCTTGATAAATGTGTGGAGTACGCTGAGCTCCCTTACATATCTGGTAGCTAGAGTTTTACTTAACACGACTTCCTCCAATATCAGCCTCGCATATCTGAAGAAATCGTCAATTGAACTGGTAGTTTCATTGTATTTCATGTAGATCTTCCAGGCAACATCTGTAATGTGAGCAATCTTCTCTTGATCGTGTGTGTTGAGATCTGAAATTACATGACTCGCCAGATTTGCGCAGTTATATATATCGCTTGCAATGAAATCAGATATGTCACCCTCCACAAATATTTTAATCCATGTAGGACTAAGTACACATCGAATATCGTCCAATTCATCTACAAAGCGTCTAATGTCCAATACCATTTGGGAAGGGAGATCGTCCAGTAGTCTGATCAGAAGGTATTGCAGATCATCAGTGAGGCAAACAAGAGTCTCATACTCGGGTCCACATCTGTCTTCCAAGGTTATATTGAGGAGTCTGCTGTTCCTAATGTTCCGCCAGTAGCTTACATAATTTGTTATCTCCTCCGCCAATGTAGAAATGTCGCTCTTTCCATCTACGCTGGTCAATGGCAGTAGCTTAAAGATGAGCATAACTCTCTGGGCATAATCTTTCATATGCCTAGACATATCATCTGTCAGTGGCCTAATTTCTTCCAACTTTTCTAAGCTCCAATTCGCCATCGACTTGTGAAAACATAGCAAGAGTCCAAGTCCTTGTTTAATGGCTCTACACTCATCTGACATTGAAAGAGTTACTTCATCAACATGCTCAACAGATTCCAGACTTTCCAGTACTCTCTCTACGCCTTTCACCCAATCATTTTTCCCATCCTCGGGGTAGCTACATGAGTAAAAGTAATCAGCCGTGTGCCAGAGACACTCACCTCCTTCACAGGAGGACTCGGTGCTACAGTCCACTTTTCGCAACCAATAATCAATGAATTCATTACCATCCTTAAAATCTTCTAGTTGTCTAAGAGAGTATGTCTCCCCAAGACGCGAATCCCAATATGGTATGATGTACATCAACCCATGCCTGACCGACGCGATTTTACTTTCGAGATCTTGCGTGGAAGATCCAAAATATCTCTCGACATCAGCTTCTATTATGTCCAAGTCCCGCAATATTCTCCTGTATAAGCTCATTTTTCCTTATCTCTTATGTCAGGCAGCATCAGATACTACATCCAGGCTATCACCTGCGCATGAATAAGAAAACATAGTTACCACCAACAGCTACGGAGTATTATCTATCGCACCGATAAATGTGTAAAGTTTTGTCACGTTGAATTTGTTGAAATGTAGTTTTAGATTTTATTACTTCGCTTGGTGTGTTTCTATTAAGAAGGAAGGAAATAAGAGATATGGTATATTATGAGAATATCAGGGTTAAGGTCCGAGTCAGTAGTCCAGTACTATAAATACAGGTCTTATGTATTCATATCATATCACAATATTATCAATAATACCAAATAAGGTTGTATTATTCCGTCGTATCTAAATCTTGCCAGGGAAAGTGATAAAAGTAGCTTTAGAACACAAGACAAAAtagaatagtgacttaattattATGTGTGTACAGAGTGTTGGTACACAGAGTTAGTTATAGGTTGTTAGAGTACACCTAATGCTGACGTGTTATGCTAACTAATTCTGTTACTGATAACAGATTTATTGCTGCTCTAACTAACAGCTTATTGCTACTGCTACTCACTGCTGCTACTGATCAGCTAAAGTGCTATTTTGGTTCTGCGGGTTCTCTCAATCAGTTGTCTCACGgaagttttattaattttttaatttaattCCTTATCCTTTGGGTttctctgataccatgatagatgaaccatctcaaccaaaaccttaaggtgatggttgaggcccaactattataaatattcctattacgctctctcactcaaatgcccgtcgggtttgaagagtggttagttgtgcaccggctcccccgtaccgtgtgctgggtttccacttcgagtttttgaggagttttgaggttgccaggatttgaacccgtgaccttcggtcacactggctctgataccatataaGACAAGGGTTTGATATTGTGAAAGAATGATTTTATTGAATGATAATTACAAGGTATTTATACTAATGCTATGAGAATATACATAATATTTACTTGCTAAGTTTACAGTAGAAATGCAATAATACATTGCTTGAGGAAGAGACTAATGAATATCTTGTGATATGTTAATAGAGGAAGTAATATTGTTAATATCTTCAATATCAATCAGTTTGTcgcctaattcaatcaagctttcatgcatcatcttctagttaatcaactcAATGAATGTTCACTCATACAGTACTTTGTGTATTTTGATTGATTTAGGATGAGTAATGGGATGCATGGCTTTGACCCAAATATGATATCACAATCTAAGGTCTTCTAGACGAAATGTTTTCGTGGATATTTTGTCGATTATAGACTGATAAATGTAGGGAGAATATCTCTGGTAGCTCATCTCTGGTAGCTGGGGTTTAAAGGGCCGGGCAAGTTAATATTTCTTCAAATGCAGGACATATATGTTTTTCATTGTTCCAATCCTCTTGATCATCGAGATATCTTGAATAAGAGTGTAGCCTCATTCGATCATTCGATGAGGCTTTAATGGTTTTTAAAAATTGGGAACCTTACTCCGTACCACGAGATGTTCGGCTTTCCCATGCTTGGTTGTGGATGAGAGTTTGTGGCCTCCCATTTGCATATCTTAATATGCATGTTGCATCTGTGATTGGGAAAATGCTGGGCGGAGAAGTTTCTGTTAAAAAAGTTGGTAAAGTTGGCCTGTCTGATCCTCTTTGTCCTGGTTTTTTTAATGTGCTTGAGGATAAGAAACTTGTTCAAATATTGCGTCAGGTGTGGGAGGATTGGGTATAAAGTTCAGGGGTGCCAGGATTCAAGAAGAAACATTGAAGTCAGAATTAATAAAGCATTAGAGCGAGAAGGTAGCGGAAAGAGGGTTTGTAATTTCTCGGGTAAGGTCAAATTACATGTTTCACCTGGATTTATATGCAGGTCCATCTGGTGTTAATTTTTTTACTTCTAGAAATAGACAGTGTCGAATTCCGGTGCATGATTCCAACATAAGGTTAAAGATTCAAAGTAAAACCCCCAGAAGGAGTGTGTGTATTGAACCTGGAATGATATTTACACAAGGTGAAAAACCTTTCTCGGGCCTTTCAGTTGTACATGAGCACAAGCAGCAACGAGTTCAAAAACTAATGGTGCAAAACTGAATCACAATACACTTAGCAATCCTCAGAAGGAAGGTTTTCGTGATAGTGACCAAGGTCAGCCTATTATTGATGATGTTCAGGATATTCAGAATTCAATTTATAATCATTTTTTGGAAAGTAATGGTAGGGTAAGAGAAGAAGACCTCAACACAGATTATAATCATCACTCATCAGCCTCCTCTTCCTGGTAATGGAATTTATTGTGATGGGGAATTAATTCCTGATTTCTCTGAAGACTCTTTGCTCGTTGATGTTGTGAATGACCAGAATGCTTCTGATCAGAATGTTTACGAGGCTAATATTAATGATATCAGTTCTCTAATGAAGGGGGTGATATTAATGCTAATAAAGTCGAAGATCTATCTAATGAAGTCAATATTCAATCTGATCTGCAAACTTTCTACTCTTATAAAGAGGGTGATACTAATGCTAATAAAGTTCATACGTAGTGTCTTTCAAACAATGGTATCTCCTTTATTTCTGATTATTCTCTCATGTTCTTCGATGGATCTGAGATGAGAATATATTTCTAATACTAAAGCTGGAGTTAAGAAGAAGGCTATTACTAACCTGAAACTTAATATTCCTGACATTGCATTATCATATTTGAATGGAGCAAAGGAATTCATGGCTGAAATGAATAAGAGAGTTTGTAAGAGGACAGCTGATTACGTGGTTGACCAGCAGGATATTATTTCATTTCTGACGCTCCCTCGCCTGAGGGTCTGACTATTACTACTATTGATATGGCTTCTGTTGAAGTCTCCATACTGAGAATAGTGCGTAAGGTGAGTTTTTGCATGAGGATCTTTGATGTCGAAATGTCCTGTTCATCTTCTAATTCTTATGATACAGGGGTTGCGGAGGTTGACCTTATCCAACCTCCTATGTCGCCATGACGTGTTTGTGGTGAAATCGTAGGGGTTTAAATAACTCGCTCGCTCTTACAATTCCTAAAGTTAGAGCGATTACATCGTCTACCTATTTAGATTTTATCTTTCTTATGGAAACTAAATGTAACGTAAATAGTGTCGaccctttatttcattcttttgGCTTTGTTAAAGGCTTAGGGGTAGATGCCACTGGATCCAAGGGAGGTATTTGGCTGGGTTTTAGAAGCTCTTTTGCTCCAAGAGTGTGTGAACATTATTCAATCTGAATGGAAAAAGTCCCCTGCTGGCTCGTGCTCTTGCAGATTAATGAGAAAGTTAGCTCGTTCTCATTCAGCAATGAAAAAATGGTCGTTAAATAAGAGGAAAGAATGGTCTTCTAAATGGTCTGATCTTGATGATGCTCTTGAAGAAGGAATGCAAAGTGTTCTGAATGAAGGTGAACTTAGCCATTATTCTCAAACGCGGCTAAAAGATACGGAATTTGCTAAAAATTCTGCATTATAGTGGAAGCAATGTGCTAAGATTAAATGGGCTATTGATGGTGATACGTGCTCAAAATATTTTTCCAATTGGGTCAAAGGCCGTGTTGGGAGTAATTACATCTATGGAATCAAAACCTCGGATAATGGAAGTTGGAGGTTTGACAGAAGTGAGATCTCTATTACATTTCTGAAGTATTTCTCTAATCTTTAGAAAGTGTATCATAATGTGGAAAACTACAAAGATTTTTGGTCGAGGTTATCAAATTTATTTGACGTGATCCATTGCTCCCTTAACACGGATGATATTGACTATTTGGATAAACCGTTTTTTTGCTAAGGAGGTTAGGGCTGCAGTCTTTCAGCTTGGACCTTTGAAATCTTTAGGTCCGGACGGTATCCCTGCCACCTTTGAAATCTCTAGGTCCGAACGGTATCCCTGCTATCTATTATTATCGTCGTCGTCATTTTATCAAGGGTGATGTTATTTATGCTTCTTTGGAAATTCTGAATAATGATCACATTCTAAGATAAATTAATAAGACTTTCATTGTTCTTATCCCAAAATGACTTTTTCTGTGTGCTTTAAGGCAAGGAGATAATCTTTCTCCTTATATTTTTGTCCTATGTACAGAGGTTCTTTCACATAATATCTTAATAAGGAGAGACTTGGAAAAATCATGGGCATTAAACTAAGTTGGCGTGGTCAAAGGATATCTCACTTTCTATTTGTTGATGATTCTATATCTTCTTGGAGGGAGGTGACAAGGAATGTAAGAATCTGCTGAGTTAAATATGCTAATagccttgaatatgctgaaaatttaTCAATCCGCTCTTTATCAAACACCCCCTATAACTTAATAACTAGCAGAAGCAAATTTGGTCAAGCAAATACAAATGACAGATTTGATTGACATGTTTGACTAGtactccctctatcccggtcatttgttatccttttccatttttgggtgtctcagccatttgttatcctttctatCTTAAGagtgaacttgatgagcaatttgatcatttacactcaatttgttccacttgtcatttataGTAATTGActatctcctctttccttggtatttgtgccaaaaccaaaggacaacaattgaccgggacggaaggagtatattacaattagcagatttagtagaTTTAGTaaaagtgtttggtaattagtgGGTTTAGTTTAATAGAATGTTGTATACATGTGTAATTATAGAGAGATTCATTTTTTACAATTTACTAAAATGAATATGCTGGGGAGTAAcatattggaaaacagtagattggagctcaatctattgtttcaatatgtcatttaccaaacacgTAATTTAGTAAATTGTTAAGTCAAACATGCTAATAGtcttgaatatgctaaaatttCATCAAACTACGGTTTACCAACACAACTATTGTataaaatagtactccctcctattccagataatcgtcccattgtccatttccgtctagtcgggtaactgtcccattgtctatttttggtaagtgttgtgtggtccaaattcaattccatttccgtctattcacataactgtcccattgtccgttttgtgtggactaaactcactttcttaattcttgtgtcaTTTTCACAATGGGACGGTTATGTAGAATAGAAGGGAGTAGATTGCACCtaaatctactatttcaatatgctcTCTACAAAGCACCCCAACCATTGACTAAACATGCTAAAATAACTCAATATTCTAAAAACTTCTCAATCTAATGTTTACCAAACAACCCTATGTGATATAAAATTAATTATCAGTTGCCTATATTTTGATCCTAACCCAACCTAGAACCCGTATTCTCCAAATCCAAAGTCAACTTCACCCACACTCTAGCCGAACCTGTTATTAGCCATCTTGTGACCCGCCCATCCGACCTGTTAGCAGATCTGGCTACGAATAATATATTGAAAAAAGGGGCCGGTACCACGGAAAATAATTCCGGGATCCACTGTTTCGAACAGTCAAACACGATACCAGTAGTAGCGTTATGTCATTTTCCAATACAGGAAACATGCCATGGGGATGACGTTGTTCCCTTTTTGAAACACGCTACTCTAACCCGTTTTTTAATAATATTCGTTTAAGGACTAATTAAACCGTATATAATGTTTTTTTAATACAGATGGAATAAAAAGGTTGAAAGTTGTTCATCCTATTTTAGAAACAAACGTTCCGATAATGTAGATTGTAGATAAAAACACAATTGAAAAACAAGAATTTGCAGAGGGTAGTGGATGGATGCGGCTAACCTGAGAAAGATACGGAACCTTGAGCGGATCAAGAACTTGGTATCCAATTTGAAGTACCAAATTTGACATGCAGAGTATAAATCCTACACATTAAAAAGAGAACCAAATATGAAGGTGCTTGTAATGGAAAAC
The Silene latifolia isolate original U9 population chromosome 11, ASM4854445v1, whole genome shotgun sequence genome window above contains:
- the LOC141611336 gene encoding putative late blight resistance protein homolog R1A-4 is translated as MSLYRRILRDLDIIEADVERYFGSSTQDLESKIASVRHGLMYIIPYWDSRLGETYSLRQLEDFKDGNEFIDYWLRKVDCSTESSCEGGECLWHTADYFYSCSYPEDGKNDWVKGVERVLESLESVEHVDEVTLSMSDECRAIKQGLGLLLCFHKSMANWSLEKLEEIRPLTDDMSRHMKDYAQRVMLIFKLLPLTSVDGKSDISTLAEEITNYVSYWRNIRNSRLLNITLEDRCGPEYETLVCLTDDLQYLLIRLLDDLPSQMVLDIRRFVDELDDIRCVLSPTWIKIFVEGDISDFIASDIYNCANLASHVISDLNTHDQEKIAHITDVAWKIYMKYNETTSSIDDFFRYARLILEEVVLSKTLATRYVRELSVLHTFIKDHGSIKLQDKYQEIELIFYDTWMQLWSLWLRKLKSKKEFLTLTLDIFKDITANMLQLDLIEYLVQMPKANELLRDLRISLVTAEADNLFVKLVYSLEKNLVETLTTEGVGDVVEDVEVEVIEAAHNYILFFREFKNDGCSGLKEGVDGFNASLRHAYDEYIKLPSMELSMSDFEFCDMLLNLTDFMETDTHISDQIGILHDDLSICLSFLQPYTMRHAKQEEVKQIWTQIMKLGRKVDNMIHTFEEFPTWYNKLRVSYVSREVKLIKETLPKISMTEVEGPDIHAEYQMGKGHATEDSKDEVSFEEEDRLRTQLTTGSRNLEKISIVGMPGLGKTTLAMRLYKDCAKFFNAHAWCYVGQEFRRKELLQNIIGQISERPSSEINVMGVEDLATLLKQCLRQKRNYFIVLDDVWDVAAWDALCKSFPSSDNGSKILITSRYSIVGEKVCGDKNVTNVIKLNLLTADKSWDLLQKKVFGTRSCPKRLCEVGKGIAEKCCGLPLSIVMIAGVLKNKNETEDGWKEIERSLDGHLLTEGSSTLELSYRHLPVRMKQCFLYCAAFSKGTEIPRSKLIRLWLAERFVKTSYEQESLESAAEKYLHDLVDRSLLMVAKSGSNHQIQTCRIHDLLLDFCIQKAKAEKLLFTMDRLDDLGSFQQRGRVYFCSIGEHFERDIFDKLLTPLKPRSLICAVPLYVPWDTIPFVFKNLKSLTLLDLDKCEFNDDLSAIVEELTLLRYLALRGSMTRIPSTISGFLNLETLIVRGTRGEVEVPHTIFSLSKLRELLVNKRARICMHPSNDNSVSSLQNFSTPILSGRIADQIIVRLPNLRKLRCIILEPFDWSILDRLCHLECLRVFYQSWSPFCGKFRFPSNLYKLTLSGFKSPWLEIEKIAVMLPRLEILKLQLRAFEGEQWNTTATFKNLKYLRMEGLNIKEWEASDDNFPSLERLVVRRCKSLHKIPEEFGSIGDLMGIEAHWCDASLGKSVLKIKRDQIDGGNMKFEAIIYPNVIDLSDDEDLSE